A window from Hymenobacter volaticus encodes these proteins:
- a CDS encoding 6-pyruvoyl trahydropterin synthase family protein, which yields MPVTVCRKEHFNAAHRLHNPAWSDEQNQRVFGKCNNPNYHGHNYELIVRLTGETNPETGYVYDMKRLSDLIKREILDTFDHRNLNLDTEEFRQLNPTAENIAVVIWNRLRAHLDPQLSLSVTLYETERNFVEYHG from the coding sequence ATGCCTGTAACTGTCTGCCGAAAAGAACACTTCAATGCCGCACATCGTCTGCACAATCCTGCCTGGAGCGACGAGCAGAATCAACGCGTGTTTGGCAAATGCAACAACCCGAACTACCACGGCCATAACTACGAGCTTATCGTACGCCTTACTGGGGAAACAAATCCGGAAACCGGCTACGTGTATGACATGAAGCGGTTGAGCGACCTCATTAAACGCGAGATTCTAGATACCTTTGATCATCGGAACCTAAATCTGGATACGGAGGAATTCCGCCAACTCAATCCAACTGCGGAGAATATTGCGGTTGTTATCTGGAATCGGTTGCGTGCGCACTTAGATCCGCAACTGAGCCTCTCGGTTACTTTGTATGAGACCGAGCGAAACTTTGTAGAATATCATGGATAA
- a CDS encoding BPTI/Kunitz domain-containing protein, with protein MKHSLLLLSTAALLACITSCHSEKDSPEPTSQPAACALVPDAGMCYAAFVRYYYDPKEKKCKPFTWGGCSGVVPFTTLQECQDCGCK; from the coding sequence ATGAAACACTCGCTACTTTTACTATCAACTGCCGCGCTACTGGCCTGTATTACCTCCTGCCACTCTGAAAAAGATTCTCCTGAACCTACTTCTCAGCCAGCAGCCTGTGCGCTTGTACCCGATGCAGGCATGTGCTACGCAGCTTTTGTGCGCTACTATTACGACCCGAAAGAGAAAAAATGCAAGCCATTTACATGGGGTGGCTGCAGCGGCGTAGTGCCGTTTACTACCCTGCAAGAGTGCCAGGACTGCGGTTGTAAATAA
- the folE gene encoding GTP cyclohydrolase I FolE has translation MDKAVPTPAGGTPPVDTHLSADLRTPLRPDAFDLSEEEKIAGITEHFREIMRLLGLDLTDDSLAGTPRRVAKMYVQEWFRGLSPEHRPEVRLFDNRYQYGQMLVERDITLFSCCEHHFVPIIGKAHVAYLPGEHVVGLSKLNRVVQYYARRPQVQERLTRQIAEELKQALHTDNVAVLIEADHLCVMSRGVNDTSSSTLTAEYGGIFGEDAALRAEFLRLIGK, from the coding sequence ATGGATAAAGCCGTGCCTACCCCGGCTGGGGGCACCCCGCCCGTCGACACCCACCTGTCGGCCGATTTACGCACCCCTCTTCGCCCTGATGCTTTTGATCTCAGCGAAGAAGAGAAGATTGCAGGTATAACTGAGCACTTTCGCGAGATCATGCGCCTGCTAGGCCTCGACTTAACTGATGACAGCCTAGCTGGCACGCCTCGCCGTGTGGCTAAAATGTACGTGCAAGAGTGGTTCCGTGGGCTTTCACCCGAACACCGACCTGAGGTACGACTTTTCGACAACCGCTACCAGTACGGCCAGATGTTGGTGGAGCGCGACATTACACTCTTCTCGTGCTGTGAGCATCACTTTGTTCCTATCATTGGCAAGGCTCATGTAGCCTATCTACCCGGCGAGCATGTGGTGGGGCTAAGCAAACTCAACCGGGTAGTGCAGTACTACGCCCGCCGGCCGCAAGTGCAGGAGCGTCTTACCCGCCAGATTGCGGAAGAGCTGAAGCAAGCCTTACATACTGATAACGTAGCCGTGCTTATTGAAGCCGACCACTTATGTGTGATGAGCCGTGGTGTAAACGACACCAGTAGCTCTACACTTACGGCAGAGTATGGGGGCATTTTTGGCGAAGATGCAGCGCTACGAGCCGAGTTTTTGCGTTTGATTGGCAAATGA
- a CDS encoding inorganic diphosphatase has translation MISIVVSCTPQYEELPTFSAERKLLQVVVEMPAGTNHARRYDPTSHDFVPVRRAGQELVVEFLPCPGNQGFIPGTRLGAAAWPLTALVLTEAQPAGAVLEVSPIGLLTLDDNGALKPIVLAVPARPSQQILHEVATWQDLISRYPGAKEVIRQWFLHQGRPGEIRIVSWKNEKAAEQQVRDAMN, from the coding sequence GTGATTAGCATCGTTGTAAGCTGCACTCCTCAATACGAAGAATTACCTACTTTTTCGGCGGAGCGTAAGCTACTGCAAGTAGTTGTGGAAATGCCGGCCGGTACCAACCATGCTCGCCGCTACGACCCAACAAGCCACGACTTTGTGCCCGTGCGCCGGGCCGGACAGGAATTGGTTGTTGAGTTCCTGCCATGCCCTGGTAATCAAGGTTTCATACCCGGCACCCGCCTAGGTGCCGCGGCCTGGCCATTAACGGCGCTTGTGCTCACGGAAGCTCAACCTGCTGGAGCAGTGCTGGAGGTATCACCTATCGGATTGCTTACACTCGATGACAATGGGGCATTGAAGCCAATAGTGTTGGCGGTGCCAGCTCGGCCTAGTCAGCAGATCTTACATGAAGTAGCTACATGGCAGGACTTAATTAGCCGCTACCCCGGCGCTAAGGAAGTTATTCGGCAATGGTTCTTGCATCAAGGGCGCCCTGGCGAGATACGCATTGTGAGTTGGAAAAACGAAAAAGCTGCCGAACAGCAGGTGAGAGACGCCATGAATTAA
- a CDS encoding M1 family metallopeptidase has product MKKFIVGFWLIALPLLALSQPTAKPVSPAAYWQQQVNYSIDVTLDDKQHVLTGREELVYTNNSPSALPFIWFHLWPNAYRDDNTAFARQQLRNQSRKFHFSTAQQRGFIDQLEFKVDGQPAKLEYDPESPDMAKLVLPQRLAAGASVTITTPFRVKIPDSFSRFGHVDQSYQITQWYPKPAVYDRKGWHPIPYLDQGEFYSEFGSFDVRITLPTNYTVGATGVLQNPEEQARLDQLAAATALKKTATDFGDDLNFPPSTTETKTLRYVQDRVHDFAWFADKRFNVLKSGVTLPSGRQVATWVLFTNKEAAKWQRGLQDVDSAIVYYSRWVGEYPYSAATAVDGALSAGSGMEYPMVTVTQPAAIVHEVGHNWFYGILASNERDFGWMDEGVNSYVENRVAELHGESGGILAGLPTKGTGARLLSIDGLPNAALSQIPYQTVASRGLDQPVSNITSADYGKLNYAIIMYGKTASLLKYLAAYLGQEKFDAAMHAYYEQWQFRHPYPKDMQAVFEQTTGQKLTWFFGPMLNSTYRYNAVIAKSKEEKGQRKVLIRNDSPTPFPFPVATLDAQGKVLETQWTKPFTNTDEDDSAVLRFKEEGVAAIVADPEYLTPQLNRRDDRLRTTGLLRALEPVKLRPVISPERWDWATINWLPVIGANTSDKFMLGAAFYNSPLNIKKFSYLAMPMYSFNRKELNGIGVLNLNILPVQFTRRAVLGVVVQRFERYRKVEPSLTLQLPHTAFDKPQHTVKLANTAIYTQDDRVTASIQSLEYGVGISNAIRRWNGHIEFNYFTPDLSEDNRRTVAALVRAEVKHTRYYSPKKTFSVRLFGAASCKRRMILLLPWG; this is encoded by the coding sequence ATGAAAAAATTTATAGTCGGCTTCTGGCTGATTGCGTTGCCCCTGCTGGCACTGTCGCAGCCCACAGCTAAACCTGTGTCCCCTGCTGCTTATTGGCAGCAGCAGGTCAACTATTCCATTGATGTCACGCTGGATGATAAGCAGCATGTGCTCACAGGTCGCGAAGAGCTGGTGTATACCAATAATTCACCGTCGGCATTGCCTTTCATCTGGTTCCATTTATGGCCTAATGCTTATCGCGACGACAACACTGCTTTTGCTCGGCAGCAACTCCGCAACCAAAGCCGTAAGTTTCATTTTTCCACTGCGCAGCAGCGTGGCTTCATCGACCAGCTTGAGTTCAAAGTAGACGGCCAGCCTGCCAAGCTAGAATACGACCCTGAAAGCCCCGATATGGCCAAGCTGGTGCTACCTCAGCGGCTGGCCGCAGGTGCCAGCGTCACGATTACCACTCCGTTCCGGGTAAAGATTCCAGATTCTTTCTCGCGCTTCGGCCATGTCGACCAGAGTTACCAGATTACACAGTGGTATCCTAAACCAGCCGTCTATGACCGGAAGGGATGGCACCCAATCCCGTACCTCGACCAAGGCGAGTTTTATTCGGAGTTTGGGTCGTTTGATGTTCGCATTACCTTACCCACCAATTACACGGTAGGCGCTACTGGTGTACTGCAAAACCCCGAAGAACAGGCCCGCCTCGACCAATTAGCCGCGGCCACTGCTCTTAAGAAAACCGCCACTGACTTCGGCGACGATCTAAACTTTCCACCTTCTACCACTGAAACCAAAACCCTGCGCTACGTGCAGGACCGCGTACACGATTTTGCTTGGTTCGCCGATAAACGTTTTAATGTGCTGAAAAGCGGCGTGACACTGCCATCAGGTAGGCAAGTAGCTACGTGGGTACTATTCACCAATAAAGAAGCTGCGAAATGGCAAAGAGGTCTGCAAGACGTCGATTCAGCCATAGTTTATTACTCACGTTGGGTAGGCGAGTACCCTTATAGCGCGGCTACGGCCGTAGATGGCGCACTGAGTGCTGGCTCGGGCATGGAATACCCCATGGTAACCGTTACGCAGCCGGCAGCTATTGTGCATGAAGTAGGGCACAATTGGTTTTATGGCATCCTAGCGTCCAACGAACGGGATTTTGGTTGGATGGATGAAGGCGTCAACTCCTATGTAGAAAATCGAGTAGCCGAGTTGCATGGAGAAAGTGGAGGAATTTTGGCGGGGCTGCCCACCAAGGGTACTGGCGCTCGACTCTTAAGCATCGATGGTCTTCCTAACGCAGCGCTCAGCCAAATTCCCTATCAAACAGTGGCAAGTCGAGGCCTCGATCAGCCGGTAAGCAACATCACCTCGGCCGATTATGGCAAGCTTAACTATGCTATCATCATGTATGGCAAGACAGCATCCTTGCTGAAGTATTTGGCAGCGTACTTAGGACAAGAGAAATTCGATGCCGCCATGCACGCGTATTACGAGCAGTGGCAGTTTCGTCATCCTTACCCCAAGGATATGCAGGCTGTGTTCGAGCAAACGACTGGCCAGAAGCTCACTTGGTTTTTTGGCCCGATGCTCAATAGCACATACCGCTACAATGCCGTGATAGCCAAGTCGAAAGAGGAAAAAGGGCAGCGCAAAGTATTAATTCGCAACGACTCCCCTACTCCATTCCCGTTTCCGGTAGCAACGCTGGATGCACAAGGCAAGGTGTTGGAAACCCAATGGACCAAGCCCTTTACGAACACTGACGAAGACGACAGCGCGGTACTGCGGTTTAAGGAGGAAGGAGTGGCTGCTATTGTTGCCGATCCTGAGTATCTCACGCCCCAGCTCAATCGCCGCGATGACCGCCTCCGGACAACTGGTCTCCTACGCGCTTTGGAGCCTGTGAAGCTACGCCCTGTAATAAGTCCGGAGCGGTGGGATTGGGCCACGATCAACTGGCTGCCGGTGATTGGCGCCAATACATCGGACAAGTTTATGCTGGGTGCTGCTTTCTACAACAGTCCGCTCAATATCAAGAAGTTTAGCTACTTGGCTATGCCTATGTACAGCTTCAACCGTAAAGAGCTGAATGGTATTGGTGTTTTGAACCTGAATATTTTGCCGGTTCAATTCACGCGTCGGGCAGTACTCGGGGTGGTAGTGCAGCGCTTCGAACGCTACCGCAAAGTTGAGCCCAGCCTGACGCTTCAGTTGCCCCATACTGCCTTCGACAAGCCGCAGCATACGGTGAAGTTAGCCAACACAGCCATTTACACCCAGGATGACCGCGTCACGGCTAGTATCCAGTCGTTGGAGTATGGCGTCGGTATCAGCAATGCTATCCGGCGTTGGAACGGACATATCGAATTCAACTATTTCACTCCTGACCTTTCGGAAGACAATAGGCGCACCGTAGCGGCGCTGGTGCGCGCTGAGGTAAAGCATACCCGCTACTACTCTCCCAAGAAGACCTTCTCTGTGCGCCTATTCGGGGCAGCTTCCTGCAAAAGGCGAATGATACTCCTTTTGCCATGGGGCTAA
- a CDS encoding TIGR01777 family oxidoreductase, protein MSRKVLISGGTGMIGTRLAEMLIDAGYEVALLSRQPSTGHYRSFRWDLRAGTIDEAAIPYADYVINLAGSSVSDGKWTEERKREILTSRLGGTALLARELAKDGHHVRAFVSASAIGIYGDSGDQVVNEETPPASATDFLVDVSQRWELAAHDVERLGIRTIITRIGIVLSPEGGALVPLARTVKMMAGAPLGTGRQYMSWIHLDDLCRLLMQMLEEPQWQGTYNAVAPNPVTNKEFTETLASVLHRPLVLPKVPEFALNLMMGEMSEIVLASQRVSAEKVLRQGFTFEYPHLKPALESFYEEE, encoded by the coding sequence ATGTCTCGTAAAGTCCTCATCAGCGGTGGTACTGGTATGATTGGCACCCGTCTTGCCGAGATGCTTATTGATGCAGGCTACGAGGTAGCTTTGCTCAGCCGGCAGCCTAGTACGGGCCATTATCGTAGCTTTCGTTGGGACTTACGAGCAGGCACCATCGACGAAGCCGCTATACCCTACGCCGACTACGTCATTAATTTGGCGGGCTCTAGCGTTTCGGATGGTAAATGGACGGAGGAGCGCAAGCGCGAAATTCTAACGAGCCGCTTAGGTGGCACTGCTTTGTTGGCGCGTGAGCTAGCCAAGGACGGCCACCATGTACGGGCGTTTGTTTCAGCCTCGGCAATCGGTATTTACGGGGACAGTGGCGACCAAGTGGTGAACGAAGAAACACCTCCTGCTTCGGCTACCGATTTTCTAGTAGATGTTTCGCAGCGCTGGGAGTTGGCAGCGCACGATGTAGAGCGCCTCGGCATCCGGACCATCATCACCCGCATAGGTATCGTGCTGAGTCCAGAGGGTGGGGCACTAGTACCGCTGGCGCGTACTGTCAAGATGATGGCGGGTGCTCCGCTTGGCACGGGCCGGCAGTACATGTCCTGGATTCACCTCGACGACCTATGCCGCCTTTTGATGCAAATGCTGGAAGAACCACAGTGGCAAGGCACTTATAATGCTGTAGCTCCAAACCCCGTTACTAACAAGGAATTTACCGAAACCTTAGCCAGCGTGCTACACCGTCCGCTGGTGCTGCCGAAGGTGCCGGAGTTTGCCCTAAACTTAATGATGGGCGAGATGAGCGAGATTGTGTTAGCCAGCCAACGCGTCAGCGCCGAAAAGGTGCTTCGCCAAGGCTTCACGTTCGAGTATCCCCACCTGAAGCCAGCACTAGAGTCGTTCTACGAAGAGGAGTAG
- a CDS encoding penicillin-binding transpeptidase domain-containing protein yields the protein MEWKPDNVTREYTGINMTLRQAMARSVNSVTAQLTERVGWDNVAKYAHKVGIKSPLLPVPSIGLGSGGDVSVYEMVNAYSTFVNQGFQTDPMIVTRIEDRNGNVIKQFDPKQRRAIPPETAWLMLYMLRGGMDEPGGTSQALWEYELWKKNNQIGGKTGTTSNYSDGWYMGVTKDLVTGVWVGGEDRSIHFQGSQQGEGGRTALPIFGKYMEKVYEDSDLGITMGPFPKYPGKITRRYQCVSEQPRRRQAEAVDTIVVDNLLENLNSGAVPVPDSL from the coding sequence ATGGAGTGGAAGCCCGACAACGTGACGCGCGAGTACACGGGCATCAACATGACGCTGCGCCAAGCCATGGCCCGCTCCGTAAACTCGGTTACGGCGCAATTGACCGAGCGGGTTGGCTGGGACAACGTGGCCAAGTACGCCCACAAAGTAGGCATCAAAAGCCCTCTACTGCCCGTGCCCAGCATTGGCCTCGGCTCTGGTGGCGATGTGAGCGTGTACGAAATGGTGAATGCCTATAGCACTTTCGTCAATCAAGGCTTCCAGACTGACCCGATGATTGTGACGCGCATCGAGGACCGCAACGGCAACGTCATCAAGCAATTCGACCCTAAACAGCGGCGGGCCATCCCGCCTGAAACCGCGTGGCTGATGCTCTACATGCTGCGTGGCGGCATGGACGAGCCTGGTGGCACCTCGCAGGCATTGTGGGAGTATGAGCTCTGGAAAAAGAACAACCAAATCGGCGGCAAAACCGGCACCACCTCCAACTATTCCGATGGTTGGTACATGGGCGTCACCAAAGACTTGGTCACGGGTGTTTGGGTAGGAGGGGAAGACCGGAGTATCCACTTCCAAGGTTCCCAGCAGGGCGAAGGCGGCCGTACGGCGCTGCCTATCTTCGGCAAATACATGGAAAAGGTCTACGAAGATTCCGATCTCGGCATTACCATGGGGCCATTTCCCAAGTACCCCGGCAAAATCACGCGCCGCTACCAGTGCGTTTCCGAGCAGCCGCGCCGTCGGCAGGCGGAAGCTGTTGATACTATTGTGGTTGACAACCTGCTGGAAAACCTCAATAGTGGCGCCGTGCCTGTGCCGGATAGCCTGTAG
- a CDS encoding transglycosylase domain-containing protein, whose protein sequence is MSAPELPKTNPTPRPRRPWSNRITRAFWALFVLGVGTFLLYPILVSMNFMFLFGKSPSLEELEDPKVEQPSEIYTADGVLIGKYFRENRVPVTLNKISPLLIKALIATEDVRFYEHSGIDLTALGRAAAGVVTGNRSGGGSTITQQLAKNLYKTRRGETRGGLGYIPGVSTLISKTKEWLTAVELERRYTKEEILRMYFNTVEYGSKAYGIKVAAKTFFSTSPDSLTAEQAATLVGMLNNPTAYNPRFHPDAARKRRNLVLTRMGQAGVLPAAEVAALQQQPIKLKYQFEQHIDGPPTYFRGAVSQFVNEWCEKNGYDMYRDGLKIYTTIDSRMQQYAEESVQDRMKRLQQQFDRFWKNRDKNPWVDEDGNEIPNFIETQMKRTEQYKELAERYKGQPALLDSALHHKHPTKVFTWKGDGDTTLLLSPLDSLAYYKHFLHAGMMTMDPFTGQIKAWVGGLNYRFFQYDHVKQGKRQAGSTFKPFVYLTAIDNGYAPATESGTSG, encoded by the coding sequence ATGTCCGCTCCAGAACTGCCGAAAACAAACCCTACACCCCGACCGCGCCGGCCTTGGTCGAACCGCATAACGCGTGCCTTTTGGGCTCTTTTCGTGTTGGGCGTCGGCACGTTTTTGCTCTATCCAATTCTGGTGAGCATGAACTTCATGTTCCTCTTCGGAAAATCGCCGAGCTTGGAGGAACTAGAAGACCCTAAGGTGGAGCAACCTTCGGAAATCTATACTGCCGACGGCGTGCTGATTGGCAAATACTTCCGCGAAAACCGCGTGCCGGTGACGCTGAATAAGATTTCGCCTCTCCTGATCAAAGCCCTTATTGCTACCGAAGACGTTCGGTTCTACGAGCATTCCGGCATTGACCTAACAGCCTTGGGCCGCGCTGCGGCTGGGGTAGTAACCGGCAACCGCAGCGGAGGCGGCTCTACCATCACCCAGCAGCTCGCCAAAAACCTCTATAAAACCCGTCGGGGCGAAACGCGCGGGGGCTTGGGCTACATTCCGGGGGTAAGCACACTGATTAGCAAAACCAAGGAGTGGCTTACGGCCGTGGAGCTGGAACGCCGCTATACCAAAGAAGAAATTCTGCGGATGTATTTCAACACGGTGGAATACGGCTCGAAAGCGTACGGTATCAAGGTAGCCGCCAAAACATTCTTCAGCACTTCCCCCGACAGCCTCACGGCTGAGCAAGCGGCCACGCTGGTTGGCATGCTCAACAACCCAACGGCCTACAACCCTCGTTTCCATCCCGATGCGGCCCGCAAACGCCGCAACCTAGTGCTCACGCGCATGGGACAAGCCGGCGTGCTGCCGGCCGCCGAAGTTGCCGCGCTTCAGCAGCAGCCTATTAAACTCAAGTACCAGTTCGAGCAGCATATTGATGGGCCGCCCACGTATTTCCGTGGAGCTGTCAGCCAGTTCGTGAATGAATGGTGCGAGAAGAACGGCTACGATATGTACCGCGACGGGCTGAAAATCTACACCACCATCGATTCGCGGATGCAGCAGTATGCCGAGGAGTCGGTGCAGGACCGCATGAAGCGGCTGCAACAGCAGTTCGATAGGTTTTGGAAAAACCGGGACAAGAACCCGTGGGTGGATGAGGATGGTAATGAAATTCCCAACTTCATCGAAACCCAGATGAAGCGGACCGAGCAGTACAAAGAACTAGCTGAGCGCTACAAAGGCCAGCCGGCTCTTCTTGATTCGGCCTTGCACCACAAGCACCCCACCAAGGTATTCACTTGGAAAGGCGATGGTGACACCACGCTGCTACTTTCTCCGCTCGATTCCTTGGCGTACTACAAGCATTTCCTGCACGCCGGCATGATGACCATGGACCCCTTCACCGGCCAGATTAAGGCGTGGGTAGGCGGGCTCAACTATCGGTTCTTCCAATACGACCACGTCAAACAAGGTAAGCGCCAAGCCGGCTCCACTTTCAAACCGTTCGTTTACCTCACCGCCATCGACAATGGCTACGCCCCTGCGACCGAATCCGGGACGAGCGGGTAA
- the rplS gene encoding 50S ribosomal protein L19, giving the protein MSVLLDFIQQESQERRASFPSFAAGDTINVHVKIREGNKERVQQFQGVVIQRKNPNSNGETFTVRKISNQIGTERIFPLLSPNIDKIEVIRRGKVRRARLFYLRGLSGKAARIKEKRLNIAEKVSA; this is encoded by the coding sequence ATGAGCGTACTACTCGATTTTATTCAGCAGGAATCCCAGGAGCGCCGCGCCAGCTTCCCTAGTTTTGCTGCCGGCGACACGATCAACGTCCACGTAAAGATCCGCGAGGGCAACAAGGAGCGTGTTCAGCAGTTCCAGGGTGTTGTTATTCAGCGCAAGAACCCTAACTCCAATGGTGAGACTTTCACTGTTCGTAAGATTTCCAACCAGATTGGCACTGAGCGTATCTTCCCTCTTCTGTCGCCTAACATCGACAAGATCGAGGTAATCCGTCGCGGTAAAGTACGTCGGGCACGTCTGTTTTATCTGCGTGGCCTGTCGGGCAAAGCTGCTCGTATCAAGGAGAAGCGCTTAAACATAGCAGAGAAAGTTTCTGCTTAA
- the trmD gene encoding tRNA (guanosine(37)-N1)-methyltransferase TrmD, with translation MRIDIVTCQPDLLVSPFAHSIVKRAQDKELAEIHLHDLRRYAINKHGQIDDYVFGGGAGMVLRVEPIAACFDELLAQRSYDAVIYMTPDGETLRQSLVNRLSLAGNLLILCGHYKGVDERIRQAYITHEISVGDYVLSGGELGAAVLVDAVVRLLPGVLGNEESALSDSFQDNLLAPPVYTRPAEWRGHEVPEILLSGNTPKIDIWRHDQALERTRQRRPDLLQE, from the coding sequence ATGCGTATTGACATCGTGACGTGCCAGCCAGATTTGCTGGTCAGCCCCTTTGCACACTCCATTGTGAAGCGTGCACAGGATAAAGAGCTAGCCGAAATTCATCTGCACGATTTGCGCCGTTATGCCATCAACAAGCATGGGCAAATTGACGACTACGTATTTGGAGGCGGCGCCGGCATGGTCTTGCGGGTTGAGCCTATTGCGGCCTGTTTTGATGAACTCCTAGCACAACGTAGCTATGACGCTGTCATCTACATGACCCCCGACGGAGAAACTTTGCGGCAGTCTCTAGTCAATCGTCTGTCGTTAGCAGGCAACCTGCTCATTCTTTGTGGGCACTACAAGGGCGTTGACGAACGAATTCGACAAGCATATATCACCCACGAAATTAGTGTGGGCGACTATGTGCTTAGCGGTGGCGAGCTGGGTGCAGCGGTCTTGGTCGATGCTGTGGTGCGTCTACTGCCTGGAGTTCTTGGCAACGAGGAATCAGCCTTAAGTGATTCGTTTCAGGACAACCTGCTGGCTCCTCCGGTTTATACTCGTCCGGCAGAATGGCGGGGACACGAAGTACCCGAAATTTTGCTTTCTGGCAACACACCTAAAATTGATATCTGGCGGCACGACCAAGCATTGGAACGAACCCGGCAGCGCCGTCCAGACCTCTTACAAGAGTAA
- a CDS encoding DNA repair ATPase — MKKGVLLSLLFFVLTATGYAQKSPVDETDMAIKGIPRKGQRVTIQLDSKRVDESWKKQLDAQFGNKVKSDKGIYQLEGVVIEDISKTPIRVISKVDATPTGTSVWWSVDLGNAYLSKDATPVQWKASEKYLKDFARMLYREDLAVQVAEAEKSLVSSQNNHMAVIQKSDAIKKDIEKNKLKKVEIQQQLAQNAAELLQYNNQVDLNLKEQEAARADIVNMRVALEAVKERMNKIE, encoded by the coding sequence ATGAAAAAAGGCGTACTCCTCTCCCTGTTGTTTTTTGTGCTGACGGCGACTGGCTACGCACAGAAATCACCCGTTGATGAAACGGATATGGCTATCAAAGGGATTCCCCGTAAAGGCCAACGCGTAACCATTCAGTTGGACAGCAAGCGCGTTGACGAATCTTGGAAGAAGCAGCTTGACGCACAGTTCGGCAATAAGGTGAAGTCTGATAAAGGCATTTACCAGCTGGAAGGTGTTGTTATTGAAGACATTTCGAAAACACCTATCCGTGTAATCAGCAAAGTGGATGCTACCCCTACCGGTACATCGGTTTGGTGGTCTGTTGACTTAGGTAACGCTTATTTGAGCAAGGATGCCACGCCGGTACAGTGGAAAGCTAGCGAGAAGTATCTGAAAGATTTCGCACGGATGTTGTACCGCGAAGACCTTGCCGTACAGGTAGCTGAAGCTGAGAAGTCACTTGTATCGTCGCAAAACAACCACATGGCAGTGATTCAAAAGTCAGATGCCATCAAGAAGGATATCGAGAAGAACAAGTTGAAGAAGGTTGAAATTCAGCAGCAATTAGCCCAGAATGCCGCTGAGTTGCTACAGTATAACAACCAAGTCGACCTGAACCTCAAAGAGCAAGAAGCCGCTCGCGCCGACATTGTTAACATGCGTGTAGCTCTTGAAGCTGTAAAGGAGCGTATGAACAAGATCGAGTAG
- the rimM gene encoding ribosome maturation factor RimM (Essential for efficient processing of 16S rRNA), producing MTLDDCYLLGSIGKPHGLKGFVVAFLDVDDLDAYRKVKSVLLEMPTAPGKLTTYEVEKLQPQAENRALLKLKGIDRIEEAEPLRNAKLYRPLEALPQLEEDQFYFHDVIGFTVVDEQLGQLGVVETFYELPQQDLLAMRYQGQEVLIPVVDELISRADQAGKKLYVQLPEGLLDVYLTPPSRERDEPDEFDEP from the coding sequence ATGACCCTCGACGACTGCTATTTGCTTGGCTCCATCGGCAAGCCCCACGGCCTGAAAGGGTTTGTTGTAGCTTTTCTGGATGTTGACGACTTGGATGCTTACCGCAAGGTGAAATCGGTATTGCTGGAAATGCCGACTGCTCCTGGCAAGCTAACTACCTACGAGGTGGAAAAGCTGCAGCCTCAGGCTGAAAACCGGGCGTTGCTGAAACTGAAGGGCATCGACCGGATAGAGGAAGCTGAGCCACTGCGCAACGCCAAGCTCTACCGCCCTCTGGAGGCATTGCCTCAGCTAGAGGAAGATCAGTTCTACTTCCACGATGTTATTGGCTTCACGGTAGTAGACGAGCAGCTAGGCCAATTAGGTGTCGTAGAAACCTTCTACGAACTACCTCAGCAGGATTTGCTAGCCATGCGTTACCAAGGACAAGAAGTGCTGATTCCGGTTGTGGACGAGTTGATTTCTCGCGCCGACCAAGCAGGCAAAAAGTTATACGTGCAGCTTCCTGAAGGCTTACTCGACGTGTACCTCACGCCGCCCTCTCGGGAGCGTGACGAGCCCGACGAATTCGACGAACCGTAG